The following coding sequences are from one Thermostaphylospora chromogena window:
- a CDS encoding ABC transporter ATP-binding protein, producing MASIVLSNVDKIYAGGVKAVNNLNLEIKDGEFMVLVGPSGCGKSTALRMIAGLEDISSGEIAIGGKVVNHLPPKDRDIAMVFQNYALYPHMTVEENLAFGLKLRKMPKQEIQKRVNEAAKMLGLEQYLKRKPAALSGGQRQRVAMGRAIVREPQAFLMDEPLSNLDAKLRVSMRASLNQMHERLGVTTVYVTHDQVEAMTLGDRVCVLREGVLQQVDTPQNLFDNPVNLFVAGFMGSPSMNFVGAELLRGDGDGAVVAFAGYRLPVPASTFAEKPGLDQYLGKKVILGVRPSDFEDARAAADGHGAGWARMPVRAEVTEELGSEINVLFLIDAPPLEHRDTTAAKDNEDEDSTLPLSGDKSLWTARVNARSHVRSGENIELVVDTHNMHFFDPATGLAIGHEANIGR from the coding sequence ATGGCATCCATCGTTCTGAGCAATGTGGACAAGATTTACGCCGGTGGCGTAAAGGCCGTGAACAACCTCAACCTTGAGATCAAGGACGGGGAGTTCATGGTGCTCGTCGGACCGTCGGGCTGCGGGAAGTCGACCGCCCTGAGGATGATCGCCGGTCTGGAGGACATCAGCAGCGGCGAGATCGCCATCGGCGGCAAGGTGGTCAACCACCTTCCGCCCAAGGACCGCGACATCGCCATGGTCTTCCAGAACTACGCCCTGTACCCGCACATGACGGTCGAGGAGAACCTCGCCTTCGGTCTCAAGCTCCGCAAGATGCCCAAGCAGGAGATCCAGAAGCGGGTCAACGAGGCGGCCAAGATGCTCGGCCTGGAGCAGTACCTCAAGCGCAAGCCGGCGGCGCTGTCCGGTGGTCAGCGGCAGCGTGTCGCGATGGGCCGGGCGATCGTGCGTGAGCCGCAGGCGTTCCTCATGGACGAGCCGCTGTCCAACCTCGACGCCAAACTCCGCGTGTCCATGCGCGCCTCGCTCAACCAGATGCACGAGCGTCTGGGCGTCACCACCGTCTACGTCACCCACGACCAGGTCGAGGCGATGACCCTCGGCGACCGCGTCTGCGTGCTCCGCGAGGGCGTCCTGCAGCAGGTGGACACGCCGCAGAACCTCTTCGACAACCCCGTCAACCTGTTCGTGGCCGGCTTCATGGGCTCGCCGTCGATGAACTTCGTGGGCGCTGAGCTGCTCCGCGGCGACGGCGACGGCGCCGTGGTCGCCTTCGCCGGCTACCGCCTGCCGGTTCCCGCCTCGACCTTCGCCGAGAAGCCGGGCCTGGACCAGTACCTCGGTAAGAAGGTCATCCTCGGTGTCCGCCCCTCCGACTTCGAGGACGCTCGCGCCGCCGCCGACGGCCACGGCGCCGGGTGGGCCCGCATGCCGGTCCGCGCCGAGGTCACCGAGGAGCTGGGCTCGGAGATCAACGTCCTGTTCCTGATCGACGCTCCGCCGCTGGAGCACCGTGACACCACCGCCGCGAAGGACAACGAGGACGAGGACAGCACGCTGCCGCTGAGCGGCGACAAGTCGCTGTGGACCGCTCGGGTGAACGCCCGCAGCCACGTCCGTTCGGGTGAGAACATCGAGCTGGTCGTGGACACCCACAACATGCACTTCTTCGACCCGGCGACGGGCCTGGCGATCGGCCACGAGGCCAACATCGGCCGCTGA
- a CDS encoding substrate-binding domain-containing protein: MRERTTIKDVAELAGVGVATVSRVLSGGSASPQTRERVLAAAAQLDYRPSALGRNLRKRRTGGIGLLVPDITDPFHSRVADGVLACAHSAGEPVIMGVTGDDPESESEVVGMLLEQGVDRVVAVPSGEAEPWAPAVRAGLTVVFAARRTAGYDEIPAVLADVRSGMRTAVEYLVGLGHRRIAYLGGRGQAEPVAAFRDTLTALNVPIDEELIVFGRATRDSAYAAASGLFQHRPDLTALIAGDNMLGEAAVLAANELDLRVPRDISLIMFDDVPWAELCAPPLTVVAPPARDIGYRATELVLRGGGRRTRAVRLPTELIVRGSCGPCR, translated from the coding sequence ATGCGGGAGCGTACGACGATCAAGGACGTGGCCGAGCTGGCGGGGGTCGGGGTCGCGACGGTGTCCCGGGTGCTGTCCGGCGGGTCGGCCAGTCCGCAGACCAGGGAGCGTGTGCTCGCCGCCGCCGCGCAGCTCGACTACCGGCCCAGCGCGCTGGGCCGCAACCTGCGCAAGCGGCGCACCGGCGGCATCGGGCTGCTGGTTCCCGACATCACCGACCCCTTCCACAGCAGGGTGGCCGACGGGGTGCTGGCCTGCGCGCACAGCGCGGGCGAACCTGTGATCATGGGGGTGACCGGCGACGACCCCGAAAGCGAGTCCGAGGTCGTCGGCATGCTGCTGGAGCAGGGTGTGGATCGCGTGGTGGCGGTGCCCTCGGGCGAGGCCGAACCGTGGGCCCCCGCCGTCCGGGCGGGTCTGACCGTCGTCTTCGCCGCCCGCCGTACGGCCGGATACGACGAGATCCCCGCCGTCCTCGCCGACGTGCGCTCCGGCATGCGCACCGCGGTGGAGTACCTCGTGGGCCTGGGCCACCGCCGCATCGCCTACCTGGGCGGACGCGGCCAGGCCGAGCCCGTCGCCGCCTTCCGCGACACCCTCACCGCGCTGAACGTGCCGATCGACGAGGAACTGATCGTCTTCGGCCGGGCGACCAGGGACTCCGCCTACGCCGCGGCGTCCGGGCTGTTCCAGCACCGCCCCGATCTGACCGCGCTGATCGCGGGCGACAACATGCTCGGCGAGGCGGCGGTGCTCGCCGCGAACGAGCTGGACCTGCGCGTGCCGCGCGACATCTCGCTGATCATGTTCGACGACGTGCCGTGGGCCGAGCTGTGCGCACCGCCGCTGACCGTCGTCGCACCGCCCGCCCGGGACATCGGCTACCGCGCGACCGAACTGGTTCTGCGCGGGGGCGGGCGCAGGACGCGTGCCGTACGGCTGCCGACCGAGCTGATCGTGCGCGGCAGCTGCGGACCGTGCAGGTAG
- a CDS encoding transglycosylase SLT domain-containing protein: MITATTVLTTTGAAFAESEPDGKRRESPGTATEAMPGGDGSVPQAAPVAHRRTWRPAAERKVRFARKNRTFAHRNKEVAFQLVTERAWSVRQFRCLDRLWTRESGWNHQAAGPSGAYGIPQAMPGHKMASAGADWRSNPVTQIRWGLDYIESRYGSPCQAWNHFRSHRWY, translated from the coding sequence ATGATCACCGCCACGACCGTGCTGACGACCACCGGAGCCGCCTTCGCCGAGAGCGAGCCGGACGGAAAACGCCGGGAATCGCCGGGCACGGCGACGGAGGCCATGCCTGGTGGCGACGGCTCGGTCCCTCAAGCCGCGCCCGTCGCGCACCGCAGGACCTGGCGTCCGGCCGCTGAACGCAAGGTGCGCTTCGCGCGCAAGAACAGGACTTTCGCCCACCGGAACAAGGAGGTCGCCTTCCAACTGGTCACCGAACGCGCCTGGAGCGTGCGCCAGTTCCGCTGCCTGGACCGGCTGTGGACCCGGGAGAGCGGCTGGAACCACCAGGCGGCCGGCCCGTCGGGGGCCTACGGCATCCCGCAGGCGATGCCCGGTCACAAGATGGCCAGCGCGGGCGCCGACTGGCGCTCCAACCCGGTCACCCAGATCCGCTGGGGCCTGGACTACATCGAGTCCCGCTACGGCTCCCCGTGCCAGGCCTGGAACCACTTCCGGAGCCACCGCTGGTACTGA
- a CDS encoding TetR/AcrR family transcriptional regulator C-terminal domain-containing protein, which yields MSPEPLSRARIIRAAIALIERDGADAVSMRRIAAELGVGVMSLYNHVPNKAALLNGVAETVLSEIEFTDDPGAYWTERVREQARAFRRIAHHYPRCTMLVVGRKLPATAALPPVERALATLRGAGFDGQDAVRIMRMFIAYVVGSVLREVRATPAFVDEEFPPAETDLSLFPESAALAPILNRNDHDADFEFGLELLVRAVAFLPRGRGAASPASAPVGRHDAENVDEHVTEPAAGPASGGTGG from the coding sequence ATGAGCCCCGAGCCGCTGTCCCGGGCGCGGATCATTCGCGCGGCCATCGCCCTCATCGAACGGGACGGCGCCGACGCCGTGTCGATGCGCAGGATCGCCGCCGAACTCGGTGTCGGCGTGATGTCGCTGTACAACCATGTGCCGAACAAGGCGGCGTTGCTGAACGGCGTGGCAGAGACGGTCCTCTCCGAGATCGAGTTCACCGACGATCCCGGCGCGTACTGGACCGAGCGGGTGCGCGAGCAGGCCAGGGCGTTCCGGCGGATCGCGCACCACTATCCGCGCTGCACGATGCTGGTGGTCGGCCGCAAGCTCCCCGCCACCGCGGCGCTGCCGCCCGTGGAGCGGGCGCTGGCGACCCTGCGCGGCGCCGGGTTCGACGGGCAGGACGCCGTGCGGATCATGCGGATGTTCATCGCCTACGTCGTGGGCTCCGTCCTGCGCGAGGTGAGGGCGACGCCGGCCTTCGTGGACGAGGAGTTCCCGCCCGCGGAGACGGATCTGTCGCTCTTCCCGGAGTCCGCAGCCCTGGCCCCGATCCTGAACCGGAACGACCACGACGCGGACTTCGAGTTCGGCCTTGAGCTGCTCGTCCGGGCCGTGGCCTTCCTGCCCCGCGGTCGCGGCGCGGCGTCCCCGGCCTCCGCTCCCGTCGGCAGGCACGACGCCGAGAACGTCGACGAGCACGTCACCGAGCCCGCCGCCGGCCCCGCCTCCGGCGGGACCGGCGGCTGA
- a CDS encoding YidH family protein: MTVSPEPWDPGLQSERTRLAWVRTATLLSIGGLGAAKLGLQSGLPAPVNVAFALAALCGGVLLARTGSRYMRVQYALHESRPLDNRLDALLAWLGTLAVAVGAFVLIVIG; this comes from the coding sequence GTGACCGTGTCCCCGGAACCGTGGGACCCCGGGCTGCAGAGCGAGCGCACCCGCCTGGCCTGGGTGCGCACCGCCACCCTGCTGTCCATCGGCGGCCTGGGCGCGGCCAAACTCGGCCTGCAGTCAGGGCTGCCCGCGCCGGTGAACGTGGCGTTCGCCCTCGCGGCGCTGTGCGGGGGAGTGCTCCTCGCCCGCACCGGCTCCCGATACATGCGGGTCCAGTACGCCCTGCACGAGAGCCGTCCGCTGGACAACCGGCTGGACGCGCTGCTCGCCTGGCTCGGCACGCTCGCCGTGGCCGTGGGCGCGTTCGTGCTGATCGTCATCGGGTGA
- a CDS encoding YidH family protein produces the protein MRSVEGKEPDPRFTLANERTFLMWLSTSLALSAAGVAIAAVTTPGFLPWLRTLLAVILVVLAGVAAGMAYPRYRAIQRALRREAPLPPPALASIFGYGVAAVAVLILIMILLAA, from the coding sequence ATGAGGAGTGTCGAGGGAAAGGAGCCGGATCCCCGGTTCACTCTGGCGAACGAACGCACCTTCCTGATGTGGTTGAGCACATCCCTGGCGCTGAGCGCGGCAGGGGTGGCGATCGCCGCCGTCACCACCCCGGGCTTCCTGCCGTGGCTGCGCACGCTGCTGGCCGTGATCCTGGTCGTGTTGGCGGGGGTGGCCGCGGGGATGGCCTATCCCCGCTACCGCGCCATCCAGCGCGCGCTGCGCCGCGAGGCTCCGCTCCCGCCGCCCGCGCTGGCCTCGATCTTCGGGTACGGCGTGGCGGCCGTGGCCGTACTCATCCTGATCATGATCCTGCTGGCGGCGTGA
- a CDS encoding ATP-dependent DNA helicase yields the protein MLAAAVAALGGRERPGQVRMAQAVQHAIDADEHLAVQAGTGTGKSLAYLVPSIRHAVASGSAVVVSTATIALQRQLVDRDLPRLVEALAGELPYEPTFAILKGRGNYLCRYKMSADWPEDEPDQLFDPGELTAAGRMVQRIREWAETTETGDRDELVPGVQDRVWRQFSVAARECLGARRCPHGHECFAEQARERAAQVDVVVTNHALLALDAMEDVSVLPEHDIVIVDEAHELADRVTSVVTGRLSDATVGLAVRRAARLVEQGLADRLLQAGEDLKALLSVAPPGRVDDLPPVLGQTLAGVRDAAFACLTALGPRERHDDDPELAGLRRGALTALDDVHDTAQRMLDAFGHASEADRAEVVWLAEGTGRTPPTLYVAPLSVSGMLREKLFTGRTVVLTSATLALGGTFDGLARQWGLGAPGTPREPREEQDGEPEGKSEGRGGTRWTALDVGSPFDYSRSGILYIAGHLPRPAREGLQPAYLDEIAELIEAAGGRTLGLFSSMRAARTAAEALRERLPVPLLCQGEDSTMQLVKRFAEDEPTCLFGTLSLWQGVDVPGPSLRLVIIDRIPFPRPDDPLASARQRHVEAKGGNGFMAVAATHAALLLAQGAGRLLRAQTDKGVVAILDPRLATARYASFLRASLPPFWSTGDPETVKAALKRLAAADSRPAGTGQG from the coding sequence CTGCTCGCCGCCGCCGTGGCCGCGCTGGGCGGCCGCGAGCGCCCCGGACAGGTGAGGATGGCGCAGGCCGTCCAGCACGCGATCGACGCCGACGAGCACCTGGCCGTGCAGGCCGGCACCGGCACCGGCAAATCGCTGGCATACCTGGTGCCGTCGATCAGGCACGCCGTCGCCTCCGGCTCCGCGGTCGTGGTGTCCACCGCGACCATCGCCCTGCAGCGCCAGCTCGTGGACCGCGACCTGCCCCGCCTGGTCGAGGCCCTGGCCGGAGAGCTGCCGTACGAGCCGACGTTCGCCATCCTCAAGGGCCGGGGCAACTACCTGTGCCGATACAAGATGTCCGCCGACTGGCCCGAGGACGAGCCCGACCAGCTGTTCGATCCCGGCGAGCTGACCGCCGCCGGGCGGATGGTGCAGCGCATCCGGGAATGGGCCGAGACCACCGAGACCGGCGACCGTGACGAGCTGGTGCCCGGCGTGCAGGACCGGGTGTGGCGGCAGTTCTCCGTCGCCGCCCGGGAGTGCCTGGGCGCCCGCAGGTGCCCCCACGGCCACGAATGCTTCGCCGAACAGGCCCGTGAGCGCGCCGCGCAGGTCGACGTGGTGGTCACCAACCACGCGCTGCTCGCCCTCGACGCCATGGAGGACGTCAGCGTGCTCCCCGAGCACGACATCGTGATCGTGGACGAGGCGCACGAGCTGGCCGACCGGGTGACCTCGGTGGTCACCGGGCGGCTCTCCGACGCCACGGTCGGCCTGGCCGTACGCCGGGCGGCACGACTGGTCGAGCAGGGCCTCGCCGACCGTCTCCTCCAGGCGGGAGAGGACCTCAAGGCACTGCTCTCCGTCGCACCGCCCGGCCGCGTGGACGACCTGCCGCCGGTGCTCGGGCAGACGCTCGCCGGGGTGCGCGATGCCGCCTTCGCCTGCCTGACCGCCCTCGGCCCGCGTGAGCGCCACGACGACGACCCCGAGCTGGCGGGCCTGCGCAGAGGCGCGCTCACCGCGCTCGACGACGTGCACGACACCGCCCAGCGCATGCTCGACGCCTTCGGCCACGCGTCCGAGGCCGACCGCGCCGAGGTCGTATGGCTGGCGGAGGGCACCGGACGCACCCCGCCCACCCTGTACGTCGCGCCGCTGTCGGTCTCCGGCATGCTGCGCGAGAAGCTGTTCACCGGGCGGACGGTCGTGCTCACCTCCGCCACGCTCGCGCTCGGCGGCACCTTCGACGGCCTCGCCCGGCAATGGGGGCTCGGCGCCCCCGGCACACCGCGCGAACCGCGGGAGGAGCAGGACGGCGAGCCCGAGGGGAAGAGCGAGGGCCGAGGCGGGACCCGCTGGACCGCTCTGGACGTCGGCTCCCCCTTCGACTACTCACGCAGCGGCATCCTCTACATCGCCGGTCACCTGCCCAGACCGGCCAGAGAGGGCCTGCAGCCCGCCTACCTCGACGAGATCGCCGAGCTGATCGAGGCCGCGGGAGGACGGACACTGGGCCTGTTCTCCTCGATGCGGGCGGCCAGGACGGCGGCCGAGGCGCTGCGCGAGCGGCTGCCGGTGCCGCTGCTGTGCCAGGGCGAGGATTCCACGATGCAGCTGGTCAAGCGCTTCGCCGAAGACGAGCCCACCTGCCTGTTCGGCACGCTGTCGCTGTGGCAGGGGGTCGACGTGCCGGGCCCCTCGCTCCGCCTGGTGATCATCGACCGGATACCGTTCCCGCGGCCGGACGACCCGCTGGCCTCGGCCCGGCAGCGGCACGTGGAGGCCAAGGGCGGCAACGGCTTCATGGCGGTCGCCGCCACTCACGCCGCGCTGCTGCTGGCCCAGGGCGCGGGACGGCTGCTGCGCGCGCAGACCGACAAGGGCGTGGTCGCGATCCTCGATCCCCGCCTGGCCACCGCCCGCTACGCGTCCTTCCTCCGTGCCTCCCTGCCGCCGTTCTGGAGCACCGGCGACCCGGAGACGGTGAAGGCCGCGCTGAAGCGTCTCGCCGCCGCCGACTCGAGGCCCGCGGGAACCGGTCAGGGGTAG
- a CDS encoding SGNH/GDSL hydrolase family protein, which produces MGRYRSFVAVGDSFTEGLNDPAEDGGFRGWADRVAERLAADEPEFRYANLAVRGKLLHQVVEEQVPFAVEMEPDLVSLCAGGNDLLRPSGDPDRLAKTLARAVRELRATGAEVLLFTGVDVRDTPLMRRLRGRFAVYYLHIRSIADLYGCHLVDQWSMQSLRDWRAWSEDRLHLNAEGHRLVAARVLDVLGVPCEDSWRKKWPEREPVDPRVRRREDALWVRRHLLPWIGRRIQGVSSGDGVRPKRPDLTPYP; this is translated from the coding sequence GTGGGTCGCTACCGTTCCTTCGTCGCCGTCGGCGACAGCTTCACCGAAGGCCTCAACGACCCCGCCGAAGACGGCGGCTTCCGCGGCTGGGCCGACCGCGTGGCCGAGCGGCTGGCCGCGGACGAACCGGAGTTCCGCTACGCCAACCTCGCCGTCCGCGGCAAGCTGCTGCACCAGGTCGTCGAGGAGCAGGTGCCGTTCGCCGTCGAGATGGAACCCGACCTGGTCAGCCTGTGCGCGGGTGGGAACGACCTGCTGCGTCCCAGCGGCGATCCCGACCGGCTGGCCAAGACGCTCGCCCGCGCGGTGCGCGAGCTGCGCGCCACCGGCGCGGAGGTGCTGCTGTTCACCGGCGTGGACGTCCGCGACACCCCGCTCATGCGCCGGCTCCGCGGCCGGTTCGCCGTCTACTACCTGCACATCCGTTCCATCGCCGACCTGTACGGCTGCCACCTGGTGGACCAGTGGTCGATGCAGAGCCTGCGCGACTGGCGGGCGTGGAGCGAGGACCGGCTGCACCTGAACGCCGAAGGCCACCGGCTGGTCGCCGCCCGGGTTCTGGACGTGCTGGGCGTGCCGTGCGAGGACTCCTGGCGCAAGAAGTGGCCGGAGCGTGAGCCGGTGGATCCGCGGGTGCGCCGCCGCGAGGACGCGCTGTGGGTGCGCCGCCACCTGCTGCCGTGGATCGGCCGCCGCATCCAGGGGGTGTCGTCCGGCGACGGAGTGCGGCCCAAGCGCCCCGACCTGACCCCCTACCCCTGA
- the aroQ gene encoding type II 3-dehydroquinate dehydratase: MRRVYVLNGPNLSRLGTREPDVYGSQSFAELTALCEKTGRELGLSVEVRQTDDEAELVRWLHEAADGGIPVVLNPAAFTHYSYALRDAIAQRTAPLIEVHLSNPAAREEFRHTSVVAGVATGTIAGFGMRSYTLALRALADLLDDTPARASAAGGREGA; this comes from the coding sequence GTGAGGCGGGTCTACGTGCTCAACGGGCCCAACCTGTCCCGGTTGGGCACCCGCGAGCCCGACGTGTACGGCTCGCAGTCCTTCGCCGAGTTGACGGCGCTGTGTGAGAAGACGGGCCGGGAGCTCGGCCTGTCGGTGGAGGTCCGGCAGACCGACGACGAGGCCGAGCTGGTGCGCTGGCTGCACGAGGCGGCGGACGGCGGAATCCCCGTGGTGCTGAACCCCGCGGCGTTCACCCACTACTCCTACGCGCTGCGGGACGCGATCGCCCAGCGCACCGCGCCCCTGATCGAGGTGCACCTGTCCAACCCCGCCGCGCGCGAGGAGTTCCGCCACACGTCCGTGGTGGCGGGCGTGGCCACCGGTACGATCGCGGGCTTCGGCATGCGGTCCTACACGCTGGCGCTGCGCGCCCTGGCGGATCTCTTGGACGACACCCCGGCCCGGGCTTCGGCGGCCGGCGGGAGGGAGGGAGCCTGA
- the aroB gene encoding 3-dehydroquinate synthase, whose amino-acid sequence MNATTITVGGDRPYDVVVGTGVLDALPSMLGEGVRTVAVVYPAPLEELARPVVCTARDAGYQAVAVPVPDGERAKTAETAAELWSVFGRHGMTRSDAVVGVGGGATTDLAGFAAATWLRGVAVVQVPTTLLAMVDAAVGGKTGINTPEGKNLVGSFHPPAGVLCDLAVLESVPRADYVAGLAEIIKGGFIADPVILSLIEDDPEGARTPAGRHTRELIERKIRVKADVVGADLCESGLREILNYGHTLAHAIERAEDYTIRHGEAVAIGMMFAAVLSHLSGRAGADLPERTRALLTSVGLPTSYRREAWSALRDHMRLDKKNRGTRRRFVVLEGVAKPARLEDPDEELLEAAYAEVAPER is encoded by the coding sequence GTGAACGCGACCACGATCACCGTCGGGGGAGACCGGCCGTACGACGTGGTGGTCGGCACCGGCGTGCTGGACGCGCTGCCGTCCATGCTCGGCGAGGGGGTGCGCACCGTCGCGGTGGTCTACCCCGCGCCCCTGGAGGAGCTGGCCCGCCCGGTCGTGTGCACCGCGCGGGACGCCGGATACCAGGCGGTCGCCGTCCCGGTGCCGGACGGCGAGCGCGCCAAGACCGCTGAGACCGCCGCCGAGCTGTGGTCGGTCTTCGGCCGCCACGGCATGACCCGCTCCGACGCGGTCGTGGGCGTCGGCGGCGGCGCCACCACCGACCTGGCGGGATTCGCGGCGGCGACATGGCTGCGCGGCGTCGCGGTCGTACAGGTGCCCACCACCCTGCTGGCGATGGTGGACGCCGCCGTGGGCGGGAAGACCGGCATCAACACCCCCGAGGGCAAGAACCTCGTCGGCTCCTTCCACCCGCCCGCCGGCGTGCTGTGCGACCTGGCGGTGCTCGAATCCGTCCCGCGCGCCGATTACGTGGCCGGCCTCGCCGAGATCATCAAGGGCGGCTTCATCGCCGACCCGGTGATCCTGTCGCTGATCGAGGACGACCCGGAGGGGGCGCGCACGCCGGCGGGGCGGCACACCCGCGAGCTGATCGAGCGGAAGATCCGGGTCAAGGCCGACGTGGTGGGCGCCGATCTGTGCGAGTCCGGACTGCGGGAGATCCTCAACTACGGTCACACCCTCGCCCACGCGATCGAGCGGGCCGAGGACTACACCATCCGCCACGGCGAGGCGGTGGCGATCGGCATGATGTTCGCCGCCGTGCTGTCGCACCTGTCCGGCCGTGCCGGGGCCGACCTGCCCGAACGCACCCGCGCACTGCTCACCTCGGTCGGCCTGCCGACGAGCTACCGGCGGGAGGCGTGGTCGGCGCTGCGCGACCACATGCGGCTGGACAAGAAGAACCGCGGCACCCGGCGGCGGTTCGTGGTGCTGGAGGGGGTCGCCAAGCCGGCCCGGCTGGAGGACCCCGACGAGGAGCTGCTGGAAGCCGCCTACGCGGAGGTGGCCCCGGAGCGCTGA
- a CDS encoding shikimate kinase: MTKAVLIGPPGSGKTTVGRLLSERLGVTCRDTDADVEAVAGKSVSDIFIEDGEERFRELEAAAVRAALDEHDGVVSLGGGAVLDERTQELLSGHTVVYLEVGLSQAVQRVGLGTARPLLVFNPRSRLKQLMEQRRPIYERLATIKVNTDDREPEAVVDEIVKELAR; encoded by the coding sequence ATGACCAAGGCGGTGCTGATCGGGCCGCCCGGCTCGGGCAAGACGACGGTGGGGCGGCTGCTGAGCGAGCGTCTCGGCGTCACCTGCCGCGACACCGACGCCGACGTGGAGGCCGTGGCGGGCAAGTCGGTCTCCGACATCTTCATCGAGGACGGCGAGGAGCGGTTCCGCGAGCTGGAGGCCGCCGCGGTGCGCGCCGCGCTCGACGAGCACGACGGCGTGGTGTCGCTCGGCGGCGGGGCCGTCCTCGACGAGCGCACCCAGGAGCTGCTGTCCGGGCACACCGTGGTCTACCTGGAGGTCGGGCTGTCCCAGGCGGTCCAGCGGGTGGGTCTGGGCACGGCCCGGCCGCTGCTGGTGTTCAACCCGCGCAGCCGGCTCAAGCAGCTCATGGAGCAGCGCCGTCCGATCTACGAGCGGCTGGCCACCATCAAGGTCAACACCGACGACCGCGAACCCGAGGCCGTCGTCGACGAGATCGTGAAAGAGCTGGCTCGGTGA
- the aroC gene encoding chorismate synthase, giving the protein MLRWLTAGESHGPELVAILEGLPAGVEVTTADIAEALRRRRLGYGRGARMKFEQDVVTIVGGVRHGRTLGSPVAVRIANSEWPKWQNVMAADPVDPALLEGQARNAPLSRPRPGHADLSGMQKYGFDDARPVLDRASARETAARVALGRVASAFLRQALGVEIVSHVVSIGRVSAPEGVIPGPGDLAAVDEDPVRCFDPETSAAMVAEIEKARKEGDTLGGVVEVIAYGLPPGLGSYVHWDRRLDARLAGALMGIQAIKGVEVGDGFETARRRGSHAHDEIVGTPDGVRRVTNRAGGIEGGMSNGEPLRVRAAMKPISTVPRALSTVDVHTGKPAKAINQRSDVCSVPAAGVVAEAMVALVLANAAVEKFGGDSVEEVARNLSGYLSSMLKPPYYQEEQEQAE; this is encoded by the coding sequence ATGTTGCGCTGGTTGACCGCAGGCGAGTCGCACGGCCCCGAACTCGTCGCGATATTGGAGGGACTGCCCGCCGGCGTGGAGGTGACCACCGCCGACATCGCCGAGGCGCTGCGTCGACGTCGGCTCGGTTACGGACGCGGCGCGCGCATGAAGTTCGAACAAGACGTCGTGACCATCGTCGGCGGCGTACGGCACGGCCGCACCCTCGGCAGCCCGGTCGCCGTGCGGATCGCCAACAGCGAGTGGCCCAAGTGGCAGAACGTCATGGCGGCCGACCCGGTCGACCCCGCGCTGCTGGAGGGGCAGGCGCGCAACGCGCCGCTGTCGCGGCCCCGTCCCGGGCACGCCGACCTGTCCGGGATGCAGAAGTACGGCTTCGACGACGCCCGGCCCGTGCTCGACCGCGCCAGCGCCCGGGAGACCGCCGCCCGCGTGGCGCTCGGCAGGGTCGCCTCCGCCTTCCTGCGGCAGGCGCTGGGCGTGGAGATCGTCAGCCACGTGGTGTCCATCGGCCGCGTCTCCGCCCCCGAAGGGGTGATCCCCGGCCCGGGCGACCTCGCCGCCGTGGACGAGGATCCGGTGCGCTGCTTCGACCCCGAGACGAGCGCCGCCATGGTCGCCGAGATCGAGAAGGCCCGCAAGGAGGGCGACACGCTCGGCGGGGTGGTCGAGGTGATCGCCTACGGTCTGCCGCCGGGCCTGGGCAGCTACGTGCACTGGGACCGCCGTCTCGACGCGCGGCTGGCCGGTGCGCTCATGGGCATCCAGGCCATCAAGGGCGTCGAGGTCGGCGACGGTTTCGAGACGGCCAGGCGCCGCGGCTCCCACGCGCACGACGAGATCGTCGGCACCCCCGACGGCGTGCGGCGGGTGACCAACCGCGCCGGCGGCATCGAGGGCGGCATGAGCAACGGCGAGCCGCTGCGGGTGCGCGCCGCGATGAAGCCGATCTCCACCGTGCCCCGGGCGCTGTCCACCGTCGACGTGCACACCGGCAAGCCGGCCAAGGCGATCAACCAGCGTTCCGACGTCTGCTCGGTGCCCGCCGCGGGCGTCGTCGCCGAGGCGATGGTCGCGCTCGTGCTGGCGAACGCGGCGGTGGAGAAGTTCGGCGGCGACTCCGTCGAGGAGGTCGCCCGCAACCTCTCCGGCTACCTCTCCTCCATGCTCAAGCCGCCCTACTACCAGGAAGAGCAGGAACAGGCGGAATGA